One window from the genome of Paramisgurnus dabryanus chromosome 20, PD_genome_1.1, whole genome shotgun sequence encodes:
- the ldb1a gene encoding LIM domain-binding protein 1-A isoform X6 — MSVGGCACPGCSSKSFKLYSPKEPPNGSAFPPFHPGAMLDRDVGPTPMYPPSYMEPGIGRHTPYGNQTDYRIFELNKRLQNWTEQDCDNLWWDAFTTEFFEDDAMLTITFCLEDGPKRYTIGRTLIPRYFRSIFEGGATELFYVLKHPKESFHNNFVSLDCDQCTMVTQNGKPMFTQVCVEGRLYLEFMFDDMMRIKTWHFSIRQHREVVPRSILAMHSQDPQMLDQLSKNITRCGLSNSTLNYLRLCVILEPMQELMSRHKTYSLSPRDCLKTCLFQKWQRMVAPPAEPARQAPSKRRKRKMSGGSTMSSGGGNNNNSNSKKKSPGGGGFALSTQVPDLVGTKTCTVPELEDRS, encoded by the exons ATGTCTGTTGGAGGTTGTGCTTGCCCAG GCTGTTCGTCCAAGTCGTTCAAGCTGTACTCCCCAAAGGAGCCTCCCAACGGCAGTGCCTTCCCTCCATTTCACCCAGGCGCAATGCTGGATAGAGATGTGGG TCCAACACCAATGTATCCCCCATCTTACATGGAACCTGGAATAGG AAGGCACACACCGTATGGGAATCAAACAGACTACAGAATATTTGAGCTTAACAAAAGGCTACAGAATTGGACAGAG CAGGACTGTGACAATCTGTGGTGGGATGCGTTCACAACAGAGTTTTTTGAAGATGACGCAATGTTGACTATCACATTCTGTCTGGAAGATGGACCCAAACGATATA cTATCGGTAGGACGTTGATTCCACGATACTTCCGAAGTATTTTCGAGGGTGGTGCCACAGAGCTCTTCTATGTGCTGAAACATCCCAAGGAATCTTTCCACAATAACTTTGTGTCCTTGGACTGCGATCAGTGCACCATGGTTACACAGAATGGCAAACCCATGTTCACACAG GTGTGTGTGGAGGGCAGGTTGTACCTGGAGTTCATGTTTGATGACATGATGCGTATAAAGACGTGGCACTTCAGTATCAGACAGCACAGAGAGGTTGTGCCGAGGAGCATCCTAGCAATGCAT TCCCAAGACCCTCAAATGCTCGACCAGCTATCAAAAAACATCACAAGATGTGGATTATCTAACTCTACCCTGAACTACCTCCGA CTTTGTGTAATCCTGGAGCCCATGCAGGAGCTGATGTCAAGACACAAGACGTACAGTCTCAGCCCACGAGACTGCCTCAAAACCTGTCTGTTTCAGAAGTGGCAGAGGATGGTGGCCCCACCAG CTGAGCCTGCGAGACAAGCCCCCAGCAAACGAAGGAAACGAAAAATGTCCGGTGGCAGCACCATGAGTTCGGGAGGGGGCAACAATAACAACAGcaacagtaaaaagaaaagtCCAGGCGGCGGCGGCTTTGCGCTTTCCACCCAGGTACCT GACCTGGTTGGAACAAAAACCTGTACAGTACCGGAGCTTGAGGAccggagttga
- the ldb1a gene encoding LIM domain-binding protein 1-A isoform X8, whose amino-acid sequence MSVGGCACPGCSSKSFKLYSPKEPPNGSAFPPFHPGAMLDRDVGPTPMYPPSYMEPGIGRHTPYGNQTDYRIFELNKRLQNWTEQDCDNLWWDAFTTEFFEDDAMLTITFCLEDGPKRYTIGRTLIPRYFRSIFEGGATELFYVLKHPKESFHNNFVSLDCDQCTMVTQNGKPMFTQVCVEGRLYLEFMFDDMMRIKTWHFSIRQHREVVPRSILAMHSQDPQMLDQLSKNITRCGLSNSTLNYLRLCVILEPMQELMSRHKTYSLSPRDCLKTCLFQKWQRMVAPPAEPARQAPSKRRKRKMSGGSTMSSGGGNNNNSNSKKKSPGGGGFALSTQDLVGTKTCTVPELEDRS is encoded by the exons ATGTCTGTTGGAGGTTGTGCTTGCCCAG GCTGTTCGTCCAAGTCGTTCAAGCTGTACTCCCCAAAGGAGCCTCCCAACGGCAGTGCCTTCCCTCCATTTCACCCAGGCGCAATGCTGGATAGAGATGTGGG TCCAACACCAATGTATCCCCCATCTTACATGGAACCTGGAATAGG AAGGCACACACCGTATGGGAATCAAACAGACTACAGAATATTTGAGCTTAACAAAAGGCTACAGAATTGGACAGAG CAGGACTGTGACAATCTGTGGTGGGATGCGTTCACAACAGAGTTTTTTGAAGATGACGCAATGTTGACTATCACATTCTGTCTGGAAGATGGACCCAAACGATATA cTATCGGTAGGACGTTGATTCCACGATACTTCCGAAGTATTTTCGAGGGTGGTGCCACAGAGCTCTTCTATGTGCTGAAACATCCCAAGGAATCTTTCCACAATAACTTTGTGTCCTTGGACTGCGATCAGTGCACCATGGTTACACAGAATGGCAAACCCATGTTCACACAG GTGTGTGTGGAGGGCAGGTTGTACCTGGAGTTCATGTTTGATGACATGATGCGTATAAAGACGTGGCACTTCAGTATCAGACAGCACAGAGAGGTTGTGCCGAGGAGCATCCTAGCAATGCAT TCCCAAGACCCTCAAATGCTCGACCAGCTATCAAAAAACATCACAAGATGTGGATTATCTAACTCTACCCTGAACTACCTCCGA CTTTGTGTAATCCTGGAGCCCATGCAGGAGCTGATGTCAAGACACAAGACGTACAGTCTCAGCCCACGAGACTGCCTCAAAACCTGTCTGTTTCAGAAGTGGCAGAGGATGGTGGCCCCACCAG CTGAGCCTGCGAGACAAGCCCCCAGCAAACGAAGGAAACGAAAAATGTCCGGTGGCAGCACCATGAGTTCGGGAGGGGGCAACAATAACAACAGcaacagtaaaaagaaaagtCCAGGCGGCGGCGGCTTTGCGCTTTCCACCCAG GACCTGGTTGGAACAAAAACCTGTACAGTACCGGAGCTTGAGGAccggagttga
- the ldb1a gene encoding LIM domain-binding protein 1-A isoform X7, producing MSVGGCACPGCSSKSFKLYSPKEPPNGSAFPPFHPGAMLDRDVGPTPMYPPSYMEPGIGRHTPYGNQTDYRIFELNKRLQNWTEDCDNLWWDAFTTEFFEDDAMLTITFCLEDGPKRYTIGRTLIPRYFRSIFEGGATELFYVLKHPKESFHNNFVSLDCDQCTMVTQNGKPMFTQVCVEGRLYLEFMFDDMMRIKTWHFSIRQHREVVPRSILAMHSQDPQMLDQLSKNITRCGLSNSTLNYLRLCVILEPMQELMSRHKTYSLSPRDCLKTCLFQKWQRMVAPPAEPARQAPSKRRKRKMSGGSTMSSGGGNNNNSNSKKKSPGGGGFALSTQVPDLVGTKTCTVPELEDRS from the exons ATGTCTGTTGGAGGTTGTGCTTGCCCAG GCTGTTCGTCCAAGTCGTTCAAGCTGTACTCCCCAAAGGAGCCTCCCAACGGCAGTGCCTTCCCTCCATTTCACCCAGGCGCAATGCTGGATAGAGATGTGGG TCCAACACCAATGTATCCCCCATCTTACATGGAACCTGGAATAGG AAGGCACACACCGTATGGGAATCAAACAGACTACAGAATATTTGAGCTTAACAAAAGGCTACAGAATTGGACAGAG GACTGTGACAATCTGTGGTGGGATGCGTTCACAACAGAGTTTTTTGAAGATGACGCAATGTTGACTATCACATTCTGTCTGGAAGATGGACCCAAACGATATA cTATCGGTAGGACGTTGATTCCACGATACTTCCGAAGTATTTTCGAGGGTGGTGCCACAGAGCTCTTCTATGTGCTGAAACATCCCAAGGAATCTTTCCACAATAACTTTGTGTCCTTGGACTGCGATCAGTGCACCATGGTTACACAGAATGGCAAACCCATGTTCACACAG GTGTGTGTGGAGGGCAGGTTGTACCTGGAGTTCATGTTTGATGACATGATGCGTATAAAGACGTGGCACTTCAGTATCAGACAGCACAGAGAGGTTGTGCCGAGGAGCATCCTAGCAATGCAT TCCCAAGACCCTCAAATGCTCGACCAGCTATCAAAAAACATCACAAGATGTGGATTATCTAACTCTACCCTGAACTACCTCCGA CTTTGTGTAATCCTGGAGCCCATGCAGGAGCTGATGTCAAGACACAAGACGTACAGTCTCAGCCCACGAGACTGCCTCAAAACCTGTCTGTTTCAGAAGTGGCAGAGGATGGTGGCCCCACCAG CTGAGCCTGCGAGACAAGCCCCCAGCAAACGAAGGAAACGAAAAATGTCCGGTGGCAGCACCATGAGTTCGGGAGGGGGCAACAATAACAACAGcaacagtaaaaagaaaagtCCAGGCGGCGGCGGCTTTGCGCTTTCCACCCAGGTACCT GACCTGGTTGGAACAAAAACCTGTACAGTACCGGAGCTTGAGGAccggagttga
- the ldb1a gene encoding LIM domain-binding protein 1-A isoform X2, producing the protein MSVGGCACPGCSSKSFKLYSPKEPPNGSAFPPFHPGAMLDRDVGPTPMYPPSYMEPGIGRHTPYGNQTDYRIFELNKRLQNWTEDCDNLWWDAFTTEFFEDDAMLTITFCLEDGPKRYTIGRTLIPRYFRSIFEGGATELFYVLKHPKESFHNNFVSLDCDQCTMVTQNGKPMFTQVCVEGRLYLEFMFDDMMRIKTWHFSIRQHREVVPRSILAMHSQDPQMLDQLSKNITRCGLSNSTLNYLRLCVILEPMQELMSRHKTYSLSPRDCLKTCLFQKWQRMVAPPAEPARQAPSKRRKRKMSGGSTMSSGGGNNNNSNSKKKSPGGGGFALSTQVPDVMVVGEPTLMGGEFGDEDERLITRLENTQFDAANGIDDEDSFNSSPALGTNSPWNSKAPSSQESKNDNPNSQSSQ; encoded by the exons ATGTCTGTTGGAGGTTGTGCTTGCCCAG GCTGTTCGTCCAAGTCGTTCAAGCTGTACTCCCCAAAGGAGCCTCCCAACGGCAGTGCCTTCCCTCCATTTCACCCAGGCGCAATGCTGGATAGAGATGTGGG TCCAACACCAATGTATCCCCCATCTTACATGGAACCTGGAATAGG AAGGCACACACCGTATGGGAATCAAACAGACTACAGAATATTTGAGCTTAACAAAAGGCTACAGAATTGGACAGAG GACTGTGACAATCTGTGGTGGGATGCGTTCACAACAGAGTTTTTTGAAGATGACGCAATGTTGACTATCACATTCTGTCTGGAAGATGGACCCAAACGATATA cTATCGGTAGGACGTTGATTCCACGATACTTCCGAAGTATTTTCGAGGGTGGTGCCACAGAGCTCTTCTATGTGCTGAAACATCCCAAGGAATCTTTCCACAATAACTTTGTGTCCTTGGACTGCGATCAGTGCACCATGGTTACACAGAATGGCAAACCCATGTTCACACAG GTGTGTGTGGAGGGCAGGTTGTACCTGGAGTTCATGTTTGATGACATGATGCGTATAAAGACGTGGCACTTCAGTATCAGACAGCACAGAGAGGTTGTGCCGAGGAGCATCCTAGCAATGCAT TCCCAAGACCCTCAAATGCTCGACCAGCTATCAAAAAACATCACAAGATGTGGATTATCTAACTCTACCCTGAACTACCTCCGA CTTTGTGTAATCCTGGAGCCCATGCAGGAGCTGATGTCAAGACACAAGACGTACAGTCTCAGCCCACGAGACTGCCTCAAAACCTGTCTGTTTCAGAAGTGGCAGAGGATGGTGGCCCCACCAG CTGAGCCTGCGAGACAAGCCCCCAGCAAACGAAGGAAACGAAAAATGTCCGGTGGCAGCACCATGAGTTCGGGAGGGGGCAACAATAACAACAGcaacagtaaaaagaaaagtCCAGGCGGCGGCGGCTTTGCGCTTTCCACCCAGGTACCT GATGTGATGGTGGTGGGAGAGCCCACTCTGATGGGAGGGGAGTTCGGGGACGAGGATGAGCGACTGATCACGCGGCTGGAGAACACACAGTTTGATGCGGCCAATGGCATCGACGACGAGGACAGTTTCAACAGTTCCCCTGCCCTGGGCACCAACAGCCCCTGGAACAGCAAAGCCCCTTCCAGCCAGGAGAGCAAAAATGACAACCCCAACTCACAGTCATCCCAGTAG
- the ldb1a gene encoding LIM domain-binding protein 1-A isoform X5 yields the protein MSVGGCACPGCSSKSFKLYSPKEPPNGSAFPPFHPGAMLDRDVGRHTPYGNQTDYRIFELNKRLQNWTEQDCDNLWWDAFTTEFFEDDAMLTITFCLEDGPKRYTIGRTLIPRYFRSIFEGGATELFYVLKHPKESFHNNFVSLDCDQCTMVTQNGKPMFTQVCVEGRLYLEFMFDDMMRIKTWHFSIRQHREVVPRSILAMHSQDPQMLDQLSKNITRCGLSNSTLNYLRLCVILEPMQELMSRHKTYSLSPRDCLKTCLFQKWQRMVAPPAEPARQAPSKRRKRKMSGGSTMSSGGGNNNNSNSKKKSPGGGGFALSTQVPDVMVVGEPTLMGGEFGDEDERLITRLENTQFDAANGIDDEDSFNSSPALGTNSPWNSKAPSSQESKNDNPNSQSSQ from the exons ATGTCTGTTGGAGGTTGTGCTTGCCCAG GCTGTTCGTCCAAGTCGTTCAAGCTGTACTCCCCAAAGGAGCCTCCCAACGGCAGTGCCTTCCCTCCATTTCACCCAGGCGCAATGCTGGATAGAGATGTGGG AAGGCACACACCGTATGGGAATCAAACAGACTACAGAATATTTGAGCTTAACAAAAGGCTACAGAATTGGACAGAG CAGGACTGTGACAATCTGTGGTGGGATGCGTTCACAACAGAGTTTTTTGAAGATGACGCAATGTTGACTATCACATTCTGTCTGGAAGATGGACCCAAACGATATA cTATCGGTAGGACGTTGATTCCACGATACTTCCGAAGTATTTTCGAGGGTGGTGCCACAGAGCTCTTCTATGTGCTGAAACATCCCAAGGAATCTTTCCACAATAACTTTGTGTCCTTGGACTGCGATCAGTGCACCATGGTTACACAGAATGGCAAACCCATGTTCACACAG GTGTGTGTGGAGGGCAGGTTGTACCTGGAGTTCATGTTTGATGACATGATGCGTATAAAGACGTGGCACTTCAGTATCAGACAGCACAGAGAGGTTGTGCCGAGGAGCATCCTAGCAATGCAT TCCCAAGACCCTCAAATGCTCGACCAGCTATCAAAAAACATCACAAGATGTGGATTATCTAACTCTACCCTGAACTACCTCCGA CTTTGTGTAATCCTGGAGCCCATGCAGGAGCTGATGTCAAGACACAAGACGTACAGTCTCAGCCCACGAGACTGCCTCAAAACCTGTCTGTTTCAGAAGTGGCAGAGGATGGTGGCCCCACCAG CTGAGCCTGCGAGACAAGCCCCCAGCAAACGAAGGAAACGAAAAATGTCCGGTGGCAGCACCATGAGTTCGGGAGGGGGCAACAATAACAACAGcaacagtaaaaagaaaagtCCAGGCGGCGGCGGCTTTGCGCTTTCCACCCAGGTACCT GATGTGATGGTGGTGGGAGAGCCCACTCTGATGGGAGGGGAGTTCGGGGACGAGGATGAGCGACTGATCACGCGGCTGGAGAACACACAGTTTGATGCGGCCAATGGCATCGACGACGAGGACAGTTTCAACAGTTCCCCTGCCCTGGGCACCAACAGCCCCTGGAACAGCAAAGCCCCTTCCAGCCAGGAGAGCAAAAATGACAACCCCAACTCACAGTCATCCCAGTAG
- the ldb1a gene encoding LIM domain-binding protein 1-A isoform X1, which produces MSVGGCACPGCSSKSFKLYSPKEPPNGSAFPPFHPGAMLDRDVGPTPMYPPSYMEPGIGRHTPYGNQTDYRIFELNKRLQNWTEQDCDNLWWDAFTTEFFEDDAMLTITFCLEDGPKRYTIGRTLIPRYFRSIFEGGATELFYVLKHPKESFHNNFVSLDCDQCTMVTQNGKPMFTQVCVEGRLYLEFMFDDMMRIKTWHFSIRQHREVVPRSILAMHSQDPQMLDQLSKNITRCGLSNSTLNYLRLCVILEPMQELMSRHKTYSLSPRDCLKTCLFQKWQRMVAPPAEPARQAPSKRRKRKMSGGSTMSSGGGNNNNSNSKKKSPGGGGFALSTQVPDVMVVGEPTLMGGEFGDEDERLITRLENTQFDAANGIDDEDSFNSSPALGTNSPWNSKAPSSQESKNDNPNSQSSQ; this is translated from the exons ATGTCTGTTGGAGGTTGTGCTTGCCCAG GCTGTTCGTCCAAGTCGTTCAAGCTGTACTCCCCAAAGGAGCCTCCCAACGGCAGTGCCTTCCCTCCATTTCACCCAGGCGCAATGCTGGATAGAGATGTGGG TCCAACACCAATGTATCCCCCATCTTACATGGAACCTGGAATAGG AAGGCACACACCGTATGGGAATCAAACAGACTACAGAATATTTGAGCTTAACAAAAGGCTACAGAATTGGACAGAG CAGGACTGTGACAATCTGTGGTGGGATGCGTTCACAACAGAGTTTTTTGAAGATGACGCAATGTTGACTATCACATTCTGTCTGGAAGATGGACCCAAACGATATA cTATCGGTAGGACGTTGATTCCACGATACTTCCGAAGTATTTTCGAGGGTGGTGCCACAGAGCTCTTCTATGTGCTGAAACATCCCAAGGAATCTTTCCACAATAACTTTGTGTCCTTGGACTGCGATCAGTGCACCATGGTTACACAGAATGGCAAACCCATGTTCACACAG GTGTGTGTGGAGGGCAGGTTGTACCTGGAGTTCATGTTTGATGACATGATGCGTATAAAGACGTGGCACTTCAGTATCAGACAGCACAGAGAGGTTGTGCCGAGGAGCATCCTAGCAATGCAT TCCCAAGACCCTCAAATGCTCGACCAGCTATCAAAAAACATCACAAGATGTGGATTATCTAACTCTACCCTGAACTACCTCCGA CTTTGTGTAATCCTGGAGCCCATGCAGGAGCTGATGTCAAGACACAAGACGTACAGTCTCAGCCCACGAGACTGCCTCAAAACCTGTCTGTTTCAGAAGTGGCAGAGGATGGTGGCCCCACCAG CTGAGCCTGCGAGACAAGCCCCCAGCAAACGAAGGAAACGAAAAATGTCCGGTGGCAGCACCATGAGTTCGGGAGGGGGCAACAATAACAACAGcaacagtaaaaagaaaagtCCAGGCGGCGGCGGCTTTGCGCTTTCCACCCAGGTACCT GATGTGATGGTGGTGGGAGAGCCCACTCTGATGGGAGGGGAGTTCGGGGACGAGGATGAGCGACTGATCACGCGGCTGGAGAACACACAGTTTGATGCGGCCAATGGCATCGACGACGAGGACAGTTTCAACAGTTCCCCTGCCCTGGGCACCAACAGCCCCTGGAACAGCAAAGCCCCTTCCAGCCAGGAGAGCAAAAATGACAACCCCAACTCACAGTCATCCCAGTAG
- the ldb1a gene encoding LIM domain-binding protein 1-A isoform X3 gives MSVGGCACPGCSSKSFKLYSPKEPPNGSAFPPFHPGAMLDRDVGPTPMYPPSYMEPGIGRHTPYGNQTDYRIFELNKRLQNWTEQDCDNLWWDAFTTEFFEDDAMLTITFCLEDGPKRYTIGRTLIPRYFRSIFEGGATELFYVLKHPKESFHNNFVSLDCDQCTMVTQNGKPMFTQVCVEGRLYLEFMFDDMMRIKTWHFSIRQHREVVPRSILAMHSQDPQMLDQLSKNITRCGLSNSTLNYLRLCVILEPMQELMSRHKTYSLSPRDCLKTCLFQKWQRMVAPPAEPARQAPSKRRKRKMSGGSTMSSGGGNNNNSNSKKKSPGGGGFALSTQDVMVVGEPTLMGGEFGDEDERLITRLENTQFDAANGIDDEDSFNSSPALGTNSPWNSKAPSSQESKNDNPNSQSSQ, from the exons ATGTCTGTTGGAGGTTGTGCTTGCCCAG GCTGTTCGTCCAAGTCGTTCAAGCTGTACTCCCCAAAGGAGCCTCCCAACGGCAGTGCCTTCCCTCCATTTCACCCAGGCGCAATGCTGGATAGAGATGTGGG TCCAACACCAATGTATCCCCCATCTTACATGGAACCTGGAATAGG AAGGCACACACCGTATGGGAATCAAACAGACTACAGAATATTTGAGCTTAACAAAAGGCTACAGAATTGGACAGAG CAGGACTGTGACAATCTGTGGTGGGATGCGTTCACAACAGAGTTTTTTGAAGATGACGCAATGTTGACTATCACATTCTGTCTGGAAGATGGACCCAAACGATATA cTATCGGTAGGACGTTGATTCCACGATACTTCCGAAGTATTTTCGAGGGTGGTGCCACAGAGCTCTTCTATGTGCTGAAACATCCCAAGGAATCTTTCCACAATAACTTTGTGTCCTTGGACTGCGATCAGTGCACCATGGTTACACAGAATGGCAAACCCATGTTCACACAG GTGTGTGTGGAGGGCAGGTTGTACCTGGAGTTCATGTTTGATGACATGATGCGTATAAAGACGTGGCACTTCAGTATCAGACAGCACAGAGAGGTTGTGCCGAGGAGCATCCTAGCAATGCAT TCCCAAGACCCTCAAATGCTCGACCAGCTATCAAAAAACATCACAAGATGTGGATTATCTAACTCTACCCTGAACTACCTCCGA CTTTGTGTAATCCTGGAGCCCATGCAGGAGCTGATGTCAAGACACAAGACGTACAGTCTCAGCCCACGAGACTGCCTCAAAACCTGTCTGTTTCAGAAGTGGCAGAGGATGGTGGCCCCACCAG CTGAGCCTGCGAGACAAGCCCCCAGCAAACGAAGGAAACGAAAAATGTCCGGTGGCAGCACCATGAGTTCGGGAGGGGGCAACAATAACAACAGcaacagtaaaaagaaaagtCCAGGCGGCGGCGGCTTTGCGCTTTCCACCCAG GATGTGATGGTGGTGGGAGAGCCCACTCTGATGGGAGGGGAGTTCGGGGACGAGGATGAGCGACTGATCACGCGGCTGGAGAACACACAGTTTGATGCGGCCAATGGCATCGACGACGAGGACAGTTTCAACAGTTCCCCTGCCCTGGGCACCAACAGCCCCTGGAACAGCAAAGCCCCTTCCAGCCAGGAGAGCAAAAATGACAACCCCAACTCACAGTCATCCCAGTAG
- the ldb1a gene encoding LIM domain-binding protein 1-A isoform X4 — MSVGGCACPGCSSKSFKLYSPKEPPNGSAFPPFHPGAMLDRDVGPTPMYPPSYMEPGIGRHTPYGNQTDYRIFELNKRLQNWTEDCDNLWWDAFTTEFFEDDAMLTITFCLEDGPKRYTIGRTLIPRYFRSIFEGGATELFYVLKHPKESFHNNFVSLDCDQCTMVTQNGKPMFTQVCVEGRLYLEFMFDDMMRIKTWHFSIRQHREVVPRSILAMHSQDPQMLDQLSKNITRCGLSNSTLNYLRLCVILEPMQELMSRHKTYSLSPRDCLKTCLFQKWQRMVAPPAEPARQAPSKRRKRKMSGGSTMSSGGGNNNNSNSKKKSPGGGGFALSTQDVMVVGEPTLMGGEFGDEDERLITRLENTQFDAANGIDDEDSFNSSPALGTNSPWNSKAPSSQESKNDNPNSQSSQ; from the exons ATGTCTGTTGGAGGTTGTGCTTGCCCAG GCTGTTCGTCCAAGTCGTTCAAGCTGTACTCCCCAAAGGAGCCTCCCAACGGCAGTGCCTTCCCTCCATTTCACCCAGGCGCAATGCTGGATAGAGATGTGGG TCCAACACCAATGTATCCCCCATCTTACATGGAACCTGGAATAGG AAGGCACACACCGTATGGGAATCAAACAGACTACAGAATATTTGAGCTTAACAAAAGGCTACAGAATTGGACAGAG GACTGTGACAATCTGTGGTGGGATGCGTTCACAACAGAGTTTTTTGAAGATGACGCAATGTTGACTATCACATTCTGTCTGGAAGATGGACCCAAACGATATA cTATCGGTAGGACGTTGATTCCACGATACTTCCGAAGTATTTTCGAGGGTGGTGCCACAGAGCTCTTCTATGTGCTGAAACATCCCAAGGAATCTTTCCACAATAACTTTGTGTCCTTGGACTGCGATCAGTGCACCATGGTTACACAGAATGGCAAACCCATGTTCACACAG GTGTGTGTGGAGGGCAGGTTGTACCTGGAGTTCATGTTTGATGACATGATGCGTATAAAGACGTGGCACTTCAGTATCAGACAGCACAGAGAGGTTGTGCCGAGGAGCATCCTAGCAATGCAT TCCCAAGACCCTCAAATGCTCGACCAGCTATCAAAAAACATCACAAGATGTGGATTATCTAACTCTACCCTGAACTACCTCCGA CTTTGTGTAATCCTGGAGCCCATGCAGGAGCTGATGTCAAGACACAAGACGTACAGTCTCAGCCCACGAGACTGCCTCAAAACCTGTCTGTTTCAGAAGTGGCAGAGGATGGTGGCCCCACCAG CTGAGCCTGCGAGACAAGCCCCCAGCAAACGAAGGAAACGAAAAATGTCCGGTGGCAGCACCATGAGTTCGGGAGGGGGCAACAATAACAACAGcaacagtaaaaagaaaagtCCAGGCGGCGGCGGCTTTGCGCTTTCCACCCAG GATGTGATGGTGGTGGGAGAGCCCACTCTGATGGGAGGGGAGTTCGGGGACGAGGATGAGCGACTGATCACGCGGCTGGAGAACACACAGTTTGATGCGGCCAATGGCATCGACGACGAGGACAGTTTCAACAGTTCCCCTGCCCTGGGCACCAACAGCCCCTGGAACAGCAAAGCCCCTTCCAGCCAGGAGAGCAAAAATGACAACCCCAACTCACAGTCATCCCAGTAG
- the polr1c gene encoding DNA-directed RNA polymerases I and III subunit RPAC1, with amino-acid sequence MTAKMAASRSNVDEIRDRVILGEFGVKNVHTTDYPGNYPGYDDTWDLENFKKNFKIDIIHSDETTLEFDMIGIDAAIANAFRRILLAEVPTMAIEKVFIYNNTSIIQDEILAHRLGLVPIKADPRLFEYRNAEDQEGTEIDTIQLQLKVKCSRNPRAPKDSADPKELYLHHMVYSGDIKWVPVGNQADVFADAKIGPVHDDILLAQLRPGHELDIVMHCVKGIGKDHAKFSPVATASYRLLPEITLLETIEGEKAERLKGCFSPGVIELENVNGKQVAKVVNSRLDTCSREVLRHDDLKNLVKLGRVRDHFIFSVESTGILSPEVLVSEAINVLIAKCQKFLTALDATDMD; translated from the exons ATGACAGCAAAGATGGCGGCGTCCAGGAGCAACGTGGATGAAATTCGTGATCGAGTAATATTGGGTGAATTTGGGGTGAAAAAT GTCCATACTACAGATTATCCTGGAAATTATCCTGGTTACGATGACACATGGGACCTGGAAAATTTTAAAAAG AACTTCAAGATCGATATTATTCATTCGGATGAAACCACGTTGGAGTTTGATATGATTGGAATAGATGCTGCTATAGCAAATGCTTTTCGCCGTATATTACTTGCTGAG GTCCCAACAATGGCAATTGAAAAAGTGTTCATTTACAATAACACATCCATTATTCAGGATGAGATTTTGGCCCATAGACTTGGTCTAGTGCCCATTAAAGCAGATCCTCGTCTTTTTGAGTACAGAAATGCAG AGGATCAGGAGGGCACGGAAATCGACACAATTCAGCTTCAGCTAAAGGTAAAATGCTCCCGAAATCCTAGAGCACCTAAAGACTCTGCAGATCCCAAGGAGTTATATCTCCATCACATGG TGTACTCGGGTGACATTAAATGGGTCCCTGTTGGAAACCAAGCCGATGTGTTTGCAGATGCCAAGATTGGCCCTGTGCATGATGACATTCTCCTGGCACAGCTCCGACCAGGACATGAACTTGATATAGTCATGCACTGTGTCAAAGGAATAG GCAAGGATCATGCCAAGTTTTCTCCAGTGGCAACTGCAAGTTACAGACTTCTTCCTGAAATAACATTATTAGAGACCATTGAGGGGGAAAAGGCAGAGAGGTTAAAGGGTTGCTTCTCACCTGGAGTTATTGAACTTGAAAATGTTAATG GAAAGCAAGTGGCTAAGGTTGTCAACAGTCGTTTGGACACATGCAGCAGAGAAGTTCTCCGACACGACGACTTGAAGAACTTGGTGAAACTTGGAAGAGTGCGGGATCATTTTATAT TCTCAGTTGAGTCCACAGGGATACTGTCTCCTGAAGTCCTGGTTAGTGAGGCCATTAATGTTCTCATTGCTAAGTGTCAGAAGTTTCTCACAGCACTTGATGCAACAGACATGGACTAA